In the Deltaproteobacteria bacterium genome, GACACCGGCGGGCTGGCCGCCGACAAGATCACCTTCTCGCCGACCGATCACCGGCCGTTCATGAAGGTCAACATCACGGAGTTCCAGAAGGGGAAGCTGGTGCTGCAGAAGACGATCGAGCTGCCGCGCAAGGCGGAGTGGCTCGGACTGTAAGAGGGTAGCGCGTTTAAGGGCGGGGGGCGCTTCCAACCCCCCGCCCTGCTTCTCCTATTCCAACGCGGGCGGGAACCGATGCTCAAGGTGAACAACATCGAGGTGATCTACTCGGACGTCATCCTCGTCCTCAAGGGGCTCTCCATGGTCGTCCCCGAGGGACAGATCGTCGCGCTGCTGGGCGCCAACGGGGCGGGGAAGAGCACCACCCTCAAGGCGATCTCGGGGCTGCTCAAGTCCGAGGAGGGGGAGGTCACCGACGGGGAGATCCTTTTTAACGGCGAAAAGATCAACGGGAAGGACCCCGAGGAGATCGTCCGGAAGGGGATCTTCCAGGTGATGGAGGGGCGCAAGGTCTTCGAGGACCTGACGACCGAGGAAAACCTGCGGTGCGGCGCCCACACCCGGAAGGACCGGAAAAACGTCAAGGGGGACTACGAGCGGGTCTACACCTACTTCCCGCGGCTGAAGGAACGCCGCAAGGGGCTGGCCGGTTACCTGTCCGGCGGGGAGCAGCAGATGCTGGCGATCGGGCGGGCGCTGATGGCGCGTCCCAAGCTCATGCTCCTCGACGAGCCGTCCCTCGGGCTGTCGCCGCTGCTGGTCAAGGAGATCTTCGGCATCATCAAGGACATCAACGAGAAAGAAAAGACGACGATCCTCCTGGTCGAGCAGAACGCCCGGGTGGCGCTTTCCATCTCCAGCTACGGCTACATCATGGAAAACGGCAAGGTCGTGCTCGACGGCGAAACGGAAAAACTCGCCAACAACGAGGACGTCAAGGAGTTCTACCTCGGCATGAACGCGGTCGGCACCCGGAAGTCGTATCGCGACATCAAGCATTACAAGCGCCGCAAACGCTGGCTCTCCTGAGGAGACGGAAACCGCAGAACAGGGACGTTCCTGCGAACTCCCGTTGAAGTGGGACATACCTGCGAACAGGGACGTTCCTGAGAACTCCCGTTGAAATGGGACACACGTGAAGTCAGGTCTGTCCCAGTTCTGCTAGAGTTCTCAGGAACGTCCCTGTTCAGCTGGAGTTCGCAGGAAC is a window encoding:
- a CDS encoding ABC transporter ATP-binding protein translates to MLKVNNIEVIYSDVILVLKGLSMVVPEGQIVALLGANGAGKSTTLKAISGLLKSEEGEVTDGEILFNGEKINGKDPEEIVRKGIFQVMEGRKVFEDLTTEENLRCGAHTRKDRKNVKGDYERVYTYFPRLKERRKGLAGYLSGGEQQMLAIGRALMARPKLMLLDEPSLGLSPLLVKEIFGIIKDINEKEKTTILLVEQNARVALSISSYGYIMENGKVVLDGETEKLANNEDVKEFYLGMNAVGTRKSYRDIKHYKRRKRWLS